The following are encoded in a window of bacterium genomic DNA:
- a CDS encoding bifunctional 3-deoxy-7-phosphoheptulonate synthase/chorismate mutase has translation MIIQLKHEISRDLIDQINSRLGVFGFKSTEVQTQSARYLVAIGNVEIDIRQIGCMSGVKDVHHVSDVYKLVSRKWKAAPTSIQIADDVSIKEGAFNIIAGPCAFESAEQIQSIVTFLSARGVKLLRGGAFKPRTSPYAFRGLGIEGLKLAHSIAHKHQMLVVSEVMEISQIGEMHDYIDVYQVGARNTQNFSLLHELGKVDKPILLKRGMSGTIEELLQSAEYIFASGNEKIILCERGIRTFEDAYRNTLDLNAVPLLKEKSHLPVVVDPSHGIGIRRYVSDLALAAIMAGADGVIFETHATPEKALSDGAQTLNFLEADRLITQLQETFAFRKCLKAVL, from the coding sequence ATGATTATTCAACTTAAGCACGAGATCAGTCGTGATTTGATCGATCAAATTAATTCTCGCCTCGGAGTTTTTGGTTTCAAGTCAACCGAAGTACAAACGCAGAGCGCGCGATACTTAGTTGCGATTGGTAATGTTGAAATCGACATTCGCCAAATTGGTTGTATGTCTGGGGTAAAAGACGTGCACCATGTTTCTGATGTTTATAAATTAGTTTCACGCAAATGGAAGGCTGCGCCAACCAGTATTCAGATTGCAGATGACGTTTCAATCAAGGAAGGCGCCTTTAATATTATTGCTGGGCCTTGTGCCTTTGAATCAGCAGAGCAAATCCAAAGTATTGTTACTTTCCTTTCCGCACGTGGGGTTAAGCTTCTAAGAGGTGGGGCTTTTAAGCCGCGCACCTCGCCCTATGCTTTTCGTGGTCTAGGCATCGAGGGGTTAAAGCTTGCACACAGCATTGCGCACAAGCATCAAATGCTTGTGGTTAGCGAAGTCATGGAAATTTCTCAAATTGGAGAGATGCATGACTACATCGATGTCTATCAAGTTGGAGCTCGTAATACTCAGAATTTTAGCTTGCTGCATGAGCTTGGAAAAGTCGATAAGCCGATTTTACTTAAGCGCGGAATGTCGGGAACGATTGAAGAGTTATTGCAATCTGCAGAGTATATTTTTGCTAGCGGCAATGAGAAAATTATTCTTTGCGAGCGCGGCATTCGCACTTTCGAGGATGCTTATCGTAACACTTTAGATCTAAACGCCGTGCCATTACTTAAAGAGAAATCGCACTTACCTGTCGTAGTAGATCCTTCGCATGGAATTGGGATTCGACGTTATGTTAGCGATCTGGCGCTAGCGGCAATCATGGCTGGTGCTGACGGAGTGATTTTTGAAACACATGCGACCCCTGAAAAGGCTCTTTCCGATGGAGCGCAAACATTAAATTTCCTTGAAGCCGATCGTTTGATTACTCAACTTCAAGAAACCTTTGCTTTTCGCAAGTGCTTAAAGGCAGTGCTCTAA